One part of the Granulicella arctica genome encodes these proteins:
- a CDS encoding DUF2339 domain-containing protein, which produces MEFDRNNIHPRVAAELDELRLRVDRLEHELADLLQRRAVAGLSAVLPPPLIATVTKEEVAVAMPAVEVSAVPTFAAAAPPPPKASLENRIGSQLLNRIGVVALLIGTAWFLQLAIDNNWIGAAGRILIGLVAGAGIIVWSERFRRHGSTAFSYSLKAVGSGVLYLSLWAAFQLYHLMPASAALGAMLLVTAWNAFMAWSQDAELLAAYALVGGFLTPLLLSTGGNHEIFLFSYILAIDLATVVLIRLKPWPRLLIGVFPATIVYFIGWYLSFYVVAELGVTSIFLVLFWLTFISVSLGSMDGAPSTMRDLLGGIFLPLGNAAFVSLGLYFVLQDSGHHAALPWLMLLLAAAYLGLMRLPQSRVASAIHLSLAIVLLTIAIPLKASGHWITVTWLVEGVALFWVSERLGVAESEGEGKVSLRPETVLRWLSGAALTLGFVALFAVSYWFDAVVQIGFFNHDLATALIGVAAFSIVGWLAFQGHGRRTSLEVVALAMGAVGVIGALLSLREITLLYSDRVPHRAFLNADFATALVGIAVLGACAHVAIRISRTAKDAPIWPRLAGAAIIALNLVAVLSCVQEIHSLWASSASAGLKEALAISAFLMVYSAVLLVVGFWKRTAFIRWQGLALLVFTIGKTFLYDMRSLSQGYRVVSFMGLGVLLMAVSFAYQKDWLGLREPVEEKR; this is translated from the coding sequence ATGGAATTTGATAGAAACAATATTCACCCAAGGGTAGCGGCTGAGCTCGATGAGCTGCGGCTACGTGTCGATCGTCTGGAGCACGAGCTGGCCGATTTGCTGCAACGACGCGCTGTTGCGGGGCTGTCTGCGGTGCTGCCTCCTCCGCTGATTGCGACGGTTACAAAGGAGGAGGTTGCGGTTGCGATGCCCGCGGTAGAGGTGTCTGCTGTGCCGACCTTTGCTGCTGCTGCTCCTCCTCCTCCGAAGGCTTCGCTTGAGAATCGTATCGGCTCGCAGTTGTTGAATCGAATCGGCGTGGTTGCGCTGCTGATTGGTACGGCCTGGTTTCTACAGCTTGCGATTGATAACAATTGGATCGGTGCGGCTGGACGAATCCTGATTGGGCTTGTGGCTGGAGCGGGAATCATTGTCTGGTCGGAACGGTTTCGACGTCATGGAAGTACGGCGTTTTCTTACTCGCTGAAGGCAGTGGGCAGCGGCGTGCTGTACCTGTCGCTTTGGGCGGCGTTCCAGCTCTATCATCTGATGCCTGCTTCGGCTGCGCTTGGTGCGATGCTGCTGGTGACTGCGTGGAATGCTTTTATGGCGTGGTCGCAGGATGCGGAGTTGCTGGCGGCGTACGCGCTGGTGGGTGGATTCCTGACGCCGCTGTTGTTATCCACTGGCGGGAATCATGAGATCTTTCTCTTCAGCTATATCCTGGCGATCGATCTGGCGACGGTGGTTCTGATTCGTCTGAAGCCGTGGCCTCGGCTGCTGATAGGAGTTTTTCCGGCGACGATCGTTTACTTCATCGGCTGGTATCTCTCGTTCTATGTTGTGGCGGAGCTTGGCGTTACGTCGATATTTCTCGTGCTGTTCTGGCTTACGTTTATCAGCGTGTCGCTTGGATCGATGGATGGCGCGCCTTCTACGATGCGGGATCTGCTTGGTGGGATCTTTCTGCCGTTGGGGAATGCGGCGTTTGTTTCGCTGGGGCTCTACTTCGTGTTGCAGGACTCGGGGCATCATGCGGCTTTGCCGTGGTTGATGCTGCTGCTTGCGGCTGCGTATCTGGGCTTGATGCGATTGCCGCAGAGCCGTGTTGCTTCTGCGATTCATCTATCGCTGGCGATTGTTCTTCTGACGATTGCGATTCCTCTGAAGGCGAGCGGCCACTGGATTACGGTGACGTGGCTGGTGGAAGGCGTGGCGCTGTTCTGGGTGTCGGAGCGGTTGGGTGTGGCGGAGAGTGAGGGCGAGGGGAAGGTATCACTTCGGCCTGAGACGGTGTTGCGGTGGCTGTCCGGGGCGGCGTTGACGCTTGGGTTTGTTGCGCTGTTTGCTGTGTCGTACTGGTTTGATGCCGTGGTGCAGATAGGCTTCTTCAACCATGATCTTGCGACGGCGCTGATTGGCGTTGCGGCGTTTTCTATTGTTGGATGGCTTGCCTTTCAGGGGCATGGAAGGCGAACCTCTTTGGAGGTCGTTGCGCTTGCGATGGGAGCTGTTGGCGTGATCGGGGCGTTGTTGTCTTTGCGCGAGATTACTTTGTTGTACTCGGATCGTGTGCCGCACAGGGCTTTTCTGAATGCTGATTTTGCGACGGCGCTGGTTGGCATTGCGGTGCTTGGTGCGTGTGCGCATGTGGCGATTCGTATCTCGCGGACGGCGAAGGATGCGCCGATCTGGCCTCGGCTTGCGGGTGCGGCGATTATTGCGCTCAATCTTGTTGCGGTGCTCTCCTGCGTGCAAGAGATTCATTCGTTATGGGCCAGTAGCGCGAGCGCGGGGTTGAAGGAGGCGTTGGCGATCTCTGCGTTTCTGATGGTTTATAGCGCGGTGCTGCTGGTGGTGGGTTTCTGGAAGCGAACGGCTTTTATTCGTTGGCAGGGACTGGCGTTGCTGGTGTTTACGATCGGCAAGACGTTCCTGTATGACATGCGCAGTTTGAGCCAGGGATATCGCGTGGTGAGTTTTATGGGGCTTGGGGTTCTGCTGATGGCGGTTAGCTTTGCCTATCAGAAGGACTGGCTTGGTCTGCGTGAACCGGTTGAGGAGAAGCGATGA
- a CDS encoding YpdA family putative bacillithiol disulfide reductase, producing MGDVFESDFHDLLVIGAGPTGLACAIEAKRAGFSVVLIDKGCLCNSLFHYPAHMTFFTTPELLEIGDMPFSSPNQKPNRNEALEYYRKVAEHYSLDIRQYETVQSVAGSDGHFTVHTLDRFGRAVEHRTRKLVVATGYYDLPNYLGIPGEDLSKVKHYYHEPHPFYGLNVVVIGGKNSAAIAALDLWRHGARVTLVHRGAEMHRHVKYWILPDINNRVKNGEITAHFSTTVEHIAEDTVTLATPEGEKTIPNDFVFALTGYHPDFSFIERLGVKLDAANDRCPVCDPATLESNVPGIYLAGVIVAGERTNEIFIENGRFHGKLIATDLSEKLTPATLST from the coding sequence ATGGGCGATGTGTTCGAGTCTGACTTCCACGATCTCCTGGTCATCGGTGCCGGGCCAACCGGCTTGGCCTGCGCCATCGAGGCTAAGCGCGCCGGGTTTTCCGTCGTCCTCATCGACAAGGGCTGCCTCTGCAACTCGCTCTTTCACTACCCAGCCCACATGACCTTCTTCACCACGCCGGAGCTCCTCGAGATCGGCGACATGCCCTTCTCCAGCCCCAACCAGAAGCCCAATCGCAACGAGGCGCTCGAGTATTACCGCAAGGTCGCCGAGCACTACTCCCTCGACATCCGCCAGTACGAAACCGTCCAATCGGTCGCCGGCAGCGATGGCCACTTCACCGTCCACACCCTCGACCGCTTCGGCCGCGCCGTCGAACACCGCACCCGCAAGCTCGTCGTCGCCACCGGCTACTACGATCTGCCCAACTACCTCGGCATCCCCGGCGAAGATCTCAGCAAGGTCAAGCACTACTACCACGAGCCGCACCCCTTCTACGGCCTCAACGTGGTCGTCATCGGCGGCAAGAACTCAGCCGCCATCGCCGCGCTCGACCTCTGGCGCCACGGAGCCCGCGTCACCCTCGTCCATCGCGGCGCCGAGATGCACCGCCACGTCAAATACTGGATCCTTCCCGACATCAACAACCGCGTAAAGAACGGCGAGATCACCGCGCACTTCAGCACCACCGTCGAACACATCGCCGAAGACACCGTCACCCTCGCCACACCCGAAGGCGAGAAGACCATCCCCAACGACTTCGTCTTCGCCCTCACCGGCTATCACCCAGACTTCAGCTTCATCGAGCGCCTCGGCGTAAAGCTCGACGCAGCCAACGACCGCTGCCCCGTCTGCGATCCCGCCACCCTCGAGAGCAACGTCCCCGGCATCTACCTTGCAGGCGTCATCGTCGCAGGCGAACGCACCAACGAAATTTTCATCGAGAACGGCCGCTTCCACGGCAAACTCATCGCCACCGACCTCAGTGAAAAACTCACCCCGGCCACGCTCTCCACCTAA
- a CDS encoding DUF1771 domain-containing protein, which yields MPQSPHNRAAEYHNLAAHAHQAAATAHGKGDHLTAHELSEQAHEHSTQAHRLSKEASTEEKK from the coding sequence ATGCCGCAGAGCCCGCACAATCGCGCCGCCGAATACCATAACCTCGCCGCCCACGCCCATCAGGCCGCCGCTACAGCCCACGGCAAGGGCGACCACCTAACCGCGCATGAGCTCTCAGAACAAGCTCATGAACACTCGACACAAGCCCATAGGCTTTCCAAGGAAGCAAGTACCGAAGAGAAGAAGTAA
- a CDS encoding ABC transporter permease, whose protein sequence is MMTVTAAAPMTSKSVQYMRAFMGLFIRDVYVLRRELFPFVIRVCMNPLLFLFVFTYVIPHLSGPASSANPTASMGGGAAFSTVLLPGLMAVAIMFSGIAAVALPLAQEFGITREIDDRVMCPLPVAAVAIEKIIFSAIQSMIAAAIVFPLAYYVPATHAKTEVSSWLFLAAVLVLASLTAGALGLTIGTAVKPQQIGLIFGVVVIPITFLGCVYYPWAALTHIRWLQIGVLVNPIVYMSEGLRAALTPSLPHMNPLLILTMLVVFLVLLTWLGIRGFLRRVIG, encoded by the coding sequence ATGATGACGGTAACTGCGGCTGCTCCGATGACTTCAAAGTCCGTTCAATACATGCGGGCGTTTATGGGGCTTTTTATACGCGATGTCTATGTGCTGCGGCGGGAGCTTTTTCCGTTTGTGATTCGCGTGTGCATGAACCCTCTGCTGTTTCTGTTTGTGTTTACGTATGTGATTCCACATCTGAGTGGACCTGCTTCTTCAGCGAATCCTACGGCTTCGATGGGTGGTGGGGCAGCGTTCAGCACGGTGCTGTTACCGGGGCTGATGGCTGTTGCGATCATGTTCAGCGGGATCGCGGCGGTGGCGTTGCCTCTGGCGCAGGAGTTCGGGATCACACGCGAGATCGATGACCGGGTGATGTGTCCGTTGCCGGTGGCGGCGGTAGCGATTGAGAAGATCATCTTCTCGGCGATCCAAAGTATGATTGCGGCGGCTATCGTCTTTCCGCTGGCGTATTACGTACCGGCGACGCACGCGAAGACCGAGGTGTCGAGCTGGCTTTTTCTTGCGGCGGTGTTAGTGCTGGCTAGCCTGACTGCCGGTGCGTTGGGGCTGACGATTGGAACGGCGGTGAAGCCACAGCAGATCGGGTTGATCTTCGGTGTGGTTGTGATCCCGATCACGTTTCTTGGCTGCGTGTATTATCCGTGGGCGGCGCTGACGCATATCCGCTGGTTGCAGATTGGCGTGCTGGTGAACCCGATCGTGTATATGAGCGAGGGGCTGCGCGCGGCGCTGACGCCTAGTCTGCCGCATATGAATCCGCTGCTGATCCTGACGATGCTGGTGGTGTTTCTGGTGCTGCTGACGTGGCTTGGGATTCGAGGGTTTCTGCGGCGTGTGATCGGCTAG
- a CDS encoding ABC transporter ATP-binding protein: MSAVIVEIAGLQKVYAGKQRVVAVDGIDLCVRPGEIYGLLGPNGAGKTTTISICTTRALPTVGKVHIAGVDVVANPSLARIHIGVVPQYNTLDRGCTIFENIYFHCIYFGSSRGDAKARTEQLLAQFKLSERAGAYPSQLSGGLAQRVQIARAIAHRPKVLFLDEPSAGLDPQSRIAMWDAVRGLREEGITVVLTTHYMEEADELCDRVAIIDHGKILVEDTPAALKASIGAQKIYALDLKSLENLPVLVKALEGLQGVTRVEAKETGAHVYAHGADGLLAEIVLATGPYGLRDLTISETSLETVFIRLTGRDLRE; encoded by the coding sequence ATGAGTGCGGTGATCGTCGAGATAGCAGGGCTGCAAAAGGTGTATGCGGGCAAGCAGCGAGTGGTGGCGGTGGATGGCATCGACTTGTGTGTGCGGCCGGGCGAGATCTATGGCCTGCTGGGGCCGAACGGCGCGGGGAAGACGACGACGATCAGCATCTGCACGACGCGTGCGCTGCCGACAGTTGGGAAGGTGCATATTGCGGGTGTAGATGTGGTGGCGAATCCATCGCTGGCGCGTATTCATATCGGCGTGGTGCCGCAGTACAACACGCTGGACCGGGGATGCACGATCTTCGAGAACATCTATTTTCATTGCATCTACTTCGGCTCTTCGCGGGGGGATGCGAAGGCGCGAACGGAGCAGTTGCTGGCGCAGTTCAAGTTGAGCGAGCGGGCCGGAGCGTATCCGTCGCAGCTTTCGGGTGGGCTGGCGCAGCGAGTGCAGATTGCGCGGGCGATTGCGCATCGGCCGAAGGTTTTGTTTCTCGATGAGCCGAGCGCCGGGCTCGATCCGCAGAGCCGTATTGCGATGTGGGATGCGGTGCGTGGGCTGCGTGAAGAGGGCATCACCGTTGTGCTGACGACGCACTATATGGAAGAGGCGGATGAGCTGTGCGATCGCGTGGCGATCATCGACCATGGGAAGATTCTGGTTGAGGACACGCCTGCGGCGTTGAAGGCGTCGATTGGGGCACAGAAGATCTATGCCTTGGATTTAAAAAGCCTGGAGAACCTGCCGGTGCTGGTTAAGGCGCTCGAAGGGTTGCAAGGGGTTACGCGGGTCGAGGCGAAGGAGACTGGTGCACATGTGTATGCGCACGGTGCGGACGGGCTGTTGGCGGAGATTGTGCTGGCGACAGGTCCCTATGGACTGCGCGATCTGACGATCAGCGAAACCAGCCTGGAGACGGTGTTCATCCGTCTGACGGGCCGCGATCTGCGGGAGTAG
- a CDS encoding SDR family NAD(P)-dependent oxidoreductase, with product MKNLAGKIVLITGASSGIGEATAKAFAAAGARLLLCARRLDKLAALHPVFIEAGAAAVHEFALDVTDRKAVESTLAALPTEWSEIDVLVNNAGLSRGFGKVYEDDPDNWEEMIDTNVKGLLYVTRAVVPGMVERQRGHVINMGSTAGYMTYANGAVYCASKAAEKAISEGLKIDLMGTPVRVTSVDPGMVETDFSKVRFRGDEERAAKVYQNITPLQPEDIADAIVWAASRPSHVNIHNIVLTTIDQANSTVFHRHS from the coding sequence ATGAAGAATCTTGCGGGAAAGATTGTGTTGATTACGGGAGCCAGCTCCGGTATCGGTGAAGCTACGGCGAAGGCGTTTGCGGCGGCGGGAGCGCGTCTGCTTCTGTGTGCGCGGCGGCTGGACAAATTGGCTGCGCTGCATCCAGTGTTTATTGAGGCCGGAGCGGCGGCGGTCCATGAGTTTGCACTGGACGTTACCGACCGAAAGGCTGTGGAATCGACTCTGGCAGCGTTGCCGACGGAGTGGAGTGAGATCGATGTCCTAGTGAACAACGCGGGGCTTAGCCGCGGGTTCGGCAAGGTGTATGAGGACGATCCTGACAACTGGGAAGAGATGATCGACACGAATGTGAAGGGCTTGCTGTACGTCACTCGTGCGGTTGTTCCGGGGATGGTTGAGCGGCAGCGCGGACACGTCATCAACATGGGGTCGACGGCTGGATATATGACGTATGCCAATGGTGCGGTGTATTGTGCGTCCAAGGCGGCGGAGAAGGCGATCAGCGAGGGGCTGAAGATTGACCTGATGGGGACGCCGGTGCGTGTGACCTCGGTCGATCCGGGGATGGTCGAGACGGACTTCAGCAAGGTGCGTTTTCGTGGCGATGAGGAGAGGGCGGCGAAGGTGTATCAGAACATCACGCCGCTACAGCCGGAGGACATAGCGGATGCTATCGTCTGGGCGGCGTCGCGCCCGTCACATGTGAACATCCACAACATTGTGCTGACGACGATCGACCAGGCGAACTCTACCGTCTTCCACCGGCACTCGTAG
- a CDS encoding OmpA family protein produces MNRTKVFVAIPIATALLLATFSIGLGSSAFAQEPNPTSNVPTSQQQNDITKENGVYLYRVKVVQRDLDAVNYLHRSGSTKIGFQGTTLLPGAKGEAKVESERGGITIDAQFKGLTPANGFGPEYLTYVLWAITPDGRPNNLGEVLPDGTKNNIHVTTALQSFGMIVTAEPYFSVTQPSDVVVLQNVVLNDKTNGVLEKVNAHYTLLPRGLYAQTDGAKTVADPITRNERSPLELYQAINAIRIAKAAGAEQYASDIMQEAAQDLRNATDIDRNKKGDRKMEITFARQAVQRAEDARISTLRKQADERQRNAELAKQQAQASAQEAQLQAEQAEAAKAKADAERARAEAQAAEARANAVQANKSADDANAVRERLRAQLNSVLATSETARGLIVKMSDVLFDTGKYTLKPDTKISLAKVSGILQAYPGLKLQVEGYTDSVGGDDYNQKLSENRAGAVRDFLVSQGVSMDNISATGYGKGSPVADNGTAAGRAQNRRVNLVVSGAAIGVQETAPDAPGVAAPTGTANPPQ; encoded by the coding sequence ATGAATCGCACGAAAGTTTTTGTGGCTATACCTATTGCAACTGCCCTCCTCCTTGCAACTTTCTCGATCGGACTTGGAAGCTCTGCCTTTGCGCAGGAGCCCAATCCAACCTCCAATGTGCCAACGAGCCAGCAGCAGAATGACATCACTAAAGAGAACGGTGTCTATCTCTATCGCGTGAAGGTGGTGCAACGTGACCTGGACGCGGTCAATTATCTACACCGCAGCGGATCGACAAAGATTGGGTTTCAAGGTACAACACTTTTGCCGGGAGCAAAGGGCGAGGCCAAGGTCGAGAGTGAGCGCGGCGGCATTACGATCGATGCGCAGTTCAAAGGGTTGACGCCCGCGAATGGATTTGGCCCGGAGTATCTGACCTATGTGTTGTGGGCGATCACGCCGGATGGCCGCCCTAATAATCTGGGCGAGGTGCTTCCTGATGGCACGAAGAACAATATTCATGTAACGACTGCGTTGCAGTCTTTCGGGATGATTGTGACGGCGGAGCCTTACTTCTCGGTGACGCAGCCGAGCGATGTGGTGGTGTTGCAGAACGTCGTTTTGAATGACAAGACGAACGGCGTGCTTGAGAAGGTGAATGCGCACTACACACTGTTGCCGCGTGGGTTGTATGCGCAGACGGATGGCGCCAAGACTGTGGCCGATCCGATCACGCGCAACGAGCGTTCGCCACTGGAGTTGTATCAGGCAATCAATGCGATACGGATTGCGAAGGCTGCGGGAGCAGAGCAGTATGCTTCGGACATCATGCAGGAGGCGGCTCAGGACCTGCGTAACGCCACGGACATCGACCGCAATAAGAAGGGAGATCGCAAGATGGAGATCACCTTTGCGCGGCAGGCGGTTCAGCGGGCGGAGGATGCTCGCATCAGCACGTTACGCAAGCAGGCGGATGAGCGGCAGCGCAACGCGGAGTTAGCCAAACAGCAGGCTCAGGCAAGCGCGCAGGAGGCGCAGCTCCAGGCTGAGCAGGCAGAGGCGGCGAAGGCCAAGGCAGATGCTGAACGGGCTCGTGCCGAGGCGCAAGCTGCTGAGGCTCGAGCGAACGCTGTACAGGCGAATAAGAGCGCCGACGATGCGAATGCGGTTCGCGAGAGGTTGCGGGCGCAGTTGAACAGCGTTCTGGCGACGAGTGAGACGGCACGGGGCCTGATCGTGAAGATGTCGGATGTGCTGTTCGATACGGGCAAGTACACGCTGAAGCCGGATACGAAGATCAGCCTGGCCAAGGTTTCCGGAATCTTGCAGGCGTACCCGGGGTTGAAGCTGCAAGTTGAAGGCTACACGGATAGCGTGGGCGGCGATGACTACAACCAGAAGCTCTCCGAGAATCGTGCGGGCGCTGTTCGGGACTTCCTGGTATCTCAGGGCGTGTCGATGGATAATATCTCTGCGACGGGTTATGGCAAGGGAAGTCCGGTTGCGGATAATGGGACGGCGGCTGGCCGTGCGCAGAATCGGCGTGTGAACCTGGTTGTTTCAGGGGCGGCTATCGGTGTTCAGGAGACTGCGCCGGATGCACCGGGAGTTGCGGCACCGACGGGAACCGCTAACCCTCCGCAATAG
- a CDS encoding GvpL/GvpF family gas vesicle protein yields MAWYAYCIAERQAFPELCRHRRPMPLAGVTGIFGNQTFLFPASDLAVIVSEHSPEEAAKMDQQAAKDHARVIAECFKHSTVLPFRFNTSFADDDALRRSVRSNQRHFLANVERLRGKAEMHLKVLVDDTCPGHATRDMTVGQQYLTSLRESASRQRERQSKARALSVQMHRMFLPLAEEITCKRTDSGKMLLDIAHLIDNKTIERYQNKYSSATQELKECRMQLSGPWPPYHFVHRTTPQHQHSA; encoded by the coding sequence ATGGCATGGTACGCCTACTGTATTGCAGAACGACAGGCTTTTCCTGAGCTCTGTCGGCACCGCCGCCCGATGCCTCTCGCTGGAGTGACAGGCATCTTCGGTAATCAGACGTTTCTCTTTCCCGCCAGTGATCTTGCAGTGATTGTCTCGGAGCATAGCCCCGAAGAAGCAGCAAAGATGGACCAGCAAGCGGCCAAAGATCACGCCCGCGTTATCGCGGAGTGCTTCAAACATTCAACCGTACTGCCCTTCCGTTTCAACACTAGCTTTGCGGACGATGACGCTTTGCGGCGCTCCGTTCGTTCTAACCAGCGTCACTTTTTGGCCAATGTCGAAAGGCTTCGTGGTAAGGCCGAGATGCATTTGAAGGTGTTGGTCGATGATACGTGTCCGGGACATGCGACTCGTGACATGACCGTCGGTCAACAATACTTGACCAGCCTGCGTGAGAGCGCGAGCCGTCAGCGTGAGCGTCAGTCGAAGGCGCGTGCACTTTCAGTACAGATGCATCGCATGTTCCTGCCGTTGGCTGAGGAGATCACATGCAAGCGGACGGACTCCGGGAAGATGCTGCTGGATATCGCTCATCTGATCGACAACAAGACGATCGAGCGCTACCAGAATAAGTATTCTTCGGCGACACAGGAGCTGAAGGAGTGCCGGATGCAGCTTTCGGGACCCTGGCCACCGTATCATTTCGTCCACCGCACGACGCCTCAGCATCAACATAGCGCGTAA
- a CDS encoding DUF481 domain-containing protein, producing the protein MNLSHKSGFVLNTLRDLLVAGIVSCGIAWPAIAQDKPAKPEPDVLVFKNGDQLTGTLLSGAGNSVVFKSDMAGQITVSLDNVKELRSNGSFAVLKKDVPLTRKDIQQKVQQGKVEYADGSLNVAAASGVSSSVPEKDLSLIIDQPTFNKSLQRQSLLNGWKGGATAGATAVQSTNYGTTFNLGLNLVRTAPLVSYLPPHDRQIFNLIETYGKLTEPVVPQTTPATPNSVAKTSIFHTDFEYDRYFTPRFYALGDTSFDHNFAQGLNLQQLYGGGFGWTVIQQPKQQLDVKVDVHYEMQQFLPTADTANQNLIGSTFSEAYRRTLPKKLLLTETGSVLPAWNNTKAYSALGAINLALPTFHRLTVNAGVSDSFLNDPPTGYQKNSFQFTTGIGYTFQ; encoded by the coding sequence ATGAATCTTTCTCATAAATCCGGATTCGTCCTGAATACGCTCCGCGACCTGCTCGTAGCAGGAATCGTGTCATGCGGCATTGCGTGGCCAGCGATAGCACAAGACAAACCTGCAAAACCCGAGCCCGATGTACTCGTCTTCAAAAACGGTGACCAGTTGACGGGTACGCTCCTCAGCGGAGCGGGCAACAGCGTCGTCTTCAAGAGCGATATGGCCGGGCAGATCACGGTCTCGCTCGACAACGTGAAGGAGCTGCGATCGAACGGCAGCTTCGCCGTCCTCAAAAAAGATGTTCCCCTCACACGCAAGGACATCCAGCAGAAGGTTCAACAGGGCAAGGTCGAATATGCGGACGGCTCTCTCAATGTGGCAGCCGCCTCGGGCGTCAGCTCGTCTGTTCCCGAGAAGGACCTCTCCCTCATCATCGACCAGCCCACCTTCAACAAATCGCTCCAGAGGCAAAGCCTCCTGAATGGATGGAAGGGTGGCGCTACCGCCGGGGCCACTGCCGTGCAATCGACCAACTACGGAACAACGTTCAACCTGGGGCTTAACCTCGTACGAACAGCGCCCCTCGTCAGCTATCTTCCCCCACATGACCGGCAGATCTTCAACCTGATCGAGACCTACGGCAAGCTGACTGAGCCGGTCGTTCCGCAGACCACTCCTGCCACCCCCAACAGCGTCGCCAAAACAAGCATCTTCCATACCGACTTCGAGTACGACCGCTACTTCACCCCGCGCTTCTACGCGCTCGGCGACACCAGCTTCGATCACAACTTCGCCCAGGGCTTGAACCTGCAACAGCTATACGGCGGTGGCTTCGGATGGACAGTGATCCAGCAACCCAAACAGCAGCTCGACGTGAAGGTCGATGTTCATTACGAGATGCAGCAGTTTCTGCCAACCGCAGACACAGCAAACCAGAATCTGATCGGATCGACCTTCTCTGAGGCCTACCGGCGGACGCTTCCCAAAAAGCTCTTGCTGACCGAAACAGGCAGCGTTTTACCAGCCTGGAACAACACAAAGGCCTACTCCGCGTTGGGAGCGATCAACCTGGCTCTTCCAACCTTCCATCGCCTCACAGTCAATGCTGGCGTTTCTGACAGCTTCCTCAACGATCCACCGACCGGCTACCAGAAGAACAGCTTCCAGTTCACAACCGGCATCGGCTACACCTTCCAATAA
- a CDS encoding c-type cytochrome, producing the protein MAKNRRAGGGFGKFLLGFVLGVLVIAAAGYGYLHFGALPVATTDKPFFMEKKLVRLPLDARIDHEKKTPPFGTSEDGFEAGAHIYKADCASCHGTPGHDVAFAKYMYPVAPQLWKKHGKKGVVGVSDDEPGETYWKVANGIRLTGMPAYSHVLSETQMWQVSLLLASADKDLPDPVTQILSAP; encoded by the coding sequence ATGGCAAAAAATAGACGCGCCGGTGGCGGATTCGGCAAATTTCTTCTGGGATTTGTGCTGGGCGTCCTGGTCATTGCGGCTGCGGGCTACGGTTACCTGCACTTTGGGGCGTTGCCGGTTGCGACGACCGATAAGCCGTTTTTCATGGAGAAGAAGCTTGTACGGCTTCCGCTGGATGCCCGGATCGACCATGAGAAGAAGACGCCGCCGTTCGGGACGAGCGAGGATGGTTTCGAGGCAGGGGCGCATATCTACAAGGCCGATTGTGCGAGTTGCCACGGTACGCCCGGTCATGATGTTGCTTTCGCGAAGTATATGTATCCCGTTGCTCCGCAGCTTTGGAAGAAGCATGGCAAGAAGGGCGTGGTTGGGGTGAGTGATGATGAGCCGGGAGAGACCTACTGGAAGGTCGCGAACGGGATTCGCCTGACGGGGATGCCGGCGTATAGCCATGTTCTTTCTGAGACGCAGATGTGGCAGGTGAGCCTGCTGCTTGCGAGCGCGGATAAGGATCTGCCTGACCCGGTGACGCAGATCCTCAGCGCTCCGTAA
- a CDS encoding outer membrane protein: protein MSVWNMKAKWIAAGLLAMTMAGVAGTAQAQRTRPTRRETSANRKARIQRTIEDTYTHRWEVGGGGGYLRWRSGPYLQKNNEVNFWTNATYFLNPKLGITGEIRGAYGKAKIGNTIYNIPNPQISEYTFMAGPTYRVYAKQKSAISLYAQGGTALGKFDGGSKGIPATDIGMWPSSNARAAFSVGANLDYNLFPNLAARVSPTYVGTTFGGTVQNNFGFNLGVVYRFGRIH from the coding sequence ATGTCTGTTTGGAACATGAAGGCGAAGTGGATTGCAGCAGGTTTGCTTGCGATGACGATGGCCGGGGTAGCAGGAACGGCGCAGGCACAAAGGACGCGACCAACCCGGCGCGAGACGAGTGCGAACCGGAAGGCGCGTATCCAACGGACGATCGAGGATACCTACACCCATCGCTGGGAGGTCGGCGGCGGCGGCGGCTATCTGCGCTGGCGCTCAGGGCCATACCTCCAGAAAAATAATGAAGTCAACTTCTGGACAAATGCCACCTACTTCCTGAACCCGAAGCTGGGAATCACAGGCGAAATCCGCGGTGCATATGGAAAGGCGAAGATCGGTAACACGATCTACAACATCCCGAACCCGCAGATCTCCGAGTACACCTTCATGGCCGGCCCCACCTACCGCGTCTATGCAAAGCAGAAGAGCGCCATCAGCCTCTACGCCCAGGGCGGAACCGCGCTCGGTAAGTTCGACGGCGGATCGAAGGGCATCCCCGCTACCGACATCGGCATGTGGCCTTCGTCCAATGCCCGGGCCGCGTTTTCAGTCGGCGCTAACCTCGACTACAACCTCTTCCCGAACCTCGCCGCACGCGTAAGCCCCACCTACGTCGGAACCACCTTCGGCGGAACGGTACAGAACAACTTCGGCTTCAACCTCGGCGTCGTCTACCGCTTCGGCCGCATCCACTAG